The Maylandia zebra isolate NMK-2024a linkage group LG7, Mzebra_GT3a, whole genome shotgun sequence genome contains a region encoding:
- the rasef2 gene encoding ras and EF-hand domain-containing protein isoform X3: MEHTHLKGKHSFREQLADLYKAIHSSANMTLLQQYEELIHSLISQSLDSRLQCEQLETSLKRAEGLNHSQLTELEDDIQQHLARTEERARDEERKKMEEIMAGLQRRHENEVADLHASVERLLKSKEDSELNHSKEEMLRLSGQISNLSHENEQLRGSLLQAQTNIAILHSELDKLKNVYADQKAQHERETEDLKRMAMEYQSYSSQIQILQELNKKLYDSNDDLRSVLASEAVAAKRRLSPQNEIPARRMKPLRQSTLNHSGLEVPSKLTYSHVATWADKYLDSGVSLPMDTAESSGSDYDSDDSRSSVETVHFSYSCVPSDMEISEVKSEAAVSMAPSMATSIASSLRRRLSVFSPKQPLEADMEACDEPTQMYRLVLAGDAGAGKSSFLLRLTLNEFRDDIQTTLGVDFQMKRMLVDGEKTNLQIWDTAGQERFRSIARSYFRKAHGVLLLYDVTSESSFLNVRAWVDQIQESAEEKIPMCVIGNKVDLRGELPEGSCVSSLHGEKLAKTYGALFCETSAKEGTNITEAVLHLAREVKKNVKLRPQSDSQVRLNQISPKKTLNNCCGL, translated from the exons ATGGAGCACACACACCTTAAAGGTAAACACAG TTTCAGGGAGCAGCTGGCCGATCTTTACAAGGCCATTCACTCCTCTGCAAACATGACTCTCCTGCAGCAGTATGAGGAACTCATCCACTCCCTGATCAGCCAAAGCCTGGACAGCAGACTTCAGTGTGAACAGCTTGAAACCAGTCTGAAGCG AGCCGAGGGCTTAAATCacagtcagctgacagagctggagGACGATATACAACAACATCTCGCTAGGACGGAGGAGAGGGCGAGAGACGAG gagagaaagaaaatggaaGAAATTATGGCCGGCTTGCAGAGGAGGCATGAGAATGAAGTTGCAGACCTGCATGCCAGTGTGGAAAGACTGTTAAAG AGTAAAGAAGACTCTGAACTGAACCATTCAAAGGAAGAGATGCTCAGACTGAGCGGACAAATCAGCAATCTCTCACAC GAGAACGAGCAGCTACGCGGCTCTCTTCTGCAAGCCCAGACAAACATCGCCATCCTGCACTCAGAGCTGGACAAGCTGAAGAACGTGTATGCGGATCAGAAAGCTCAACATGAACG AGAAACGGAAGATTTGAAGAGGATGGCTATGGAATACCAGTCGTACTCCAGTCAGATTCAGATTCTCCA GGAACTGAATAAAAAGCTGTATGACAGTAATGACGACCTGCGCTCGGTATTGGCAAGTGAAGCAGTTGCAGCTAAAAGAAGG CTGTCTCCCCAAAATGAAATCCCAGCCAGGAGAATGAAACCCCTCCGACAGAGCACGCTCAACCATAGCGG CTTGGAGGTCCCGAGCAAACTGACCTACTCTCATGTGGCCACCTGGGCCGATAAATACCTGGACAGTGGGGTCTCCCTGCCGATGGACACAGCTGAGAGCTCGGGCAGTGACTACGACAGCGACGACAGCAGAAGCTCGGTGGAAACTGTGCACTTCAGTTACTCGTGTGTCCCATCTGACATGGAG ATATCAGAAGTGAAATCTGAAGCTGCCGTGTCAATGGCTCCGAGTATGGCCACCTCCATCGCTTCTTCCCTACGAAGACGTTTATCTGTCTTTTCTCCAAAG CAGCCGTTGGAAGCAGACATGGAAGCATGTGATGAGCCCACCCAGATGTACCGCCTGGTTTTAGCGGGAGACGCAGGAGCGGGGAAGTCCAGCTTCCTGCTGAGATTGACCCTTAACGAGTTCAGAGATGATATTCAGACAACACTGG ggGTTGATTTCCAAATGAAGAGGATGTTGGTGGATGGCGAGAAGACAAATCTGCAGATCTGGGACACAGCGGGGCAGGAGAG gTTTCGTAGTATTGCCAGGTCTTACTTCCGTAAAGCTCACGGAGTCCTGCTCCTCTATGACGTGACTTCAGAAAGCAGCTTCCTTAACGTCAGAGCATGGGTGGATCAGATTCAG gAGTCAGCGGAGGAGAAAATACCCATGTGTGTTATTGGAAACAAGGTGGACCTCCGAGGGGAGCTTCCTGAGGGAAGCTGTGTGAGCAGTTTGCACGGTGAAAAGTTGGCCAAg ACGTACGGTGCCTTGTTCTGCGAAACGAGTGCCAAAGAGGgtacaaacatcacagaggCTGTGCTTCATCTGGCAAG AGAAGTGAAGAAAAATGTCAAACTGAGGCCGCAGTCAGACTCTCAGGTCAGACTGAATCAAATCAGCCCAAAGAAAACTCTTAACAACTGCTGTGGACTGTAG
- the rasef2 gene encoding ras and EF-hand domain-containing protein isoform X1, whose translation MVRRLSDKTLTWSTHTLKVNTVTMERPNLRRLFSVCDVNKSGKIEYEDFTVVCRELSVPETEIGTLFDKFDPHEDGYIDYNRFSSRFQEVSETLDLASFGAGASQAQDSPWEEFEDKADTKSILTESFREQLADLYKAIHSSANMTLLQQYEELIHSLISQSLDSRLQCEQLETSLKRAEGLNHSQLTELEDDIQQHLARTEERARDEERKKMEEIMAGLQRRHENEVADLHASVERLLKSKEDSELNHSKEEMLRLSGQISNLSHENEQLRGSLLQAQTNIAILHSELDKLKNVYADQKAQHERETEDLKRMAMEYQSYSSQIQILQELNKKLYDSNDDLRSVLASEAVAAKRRLSPQNEIPARRMKPLRQSTLNHSGLEVPSKLTYSHVATWADKYLDSGVSLPMDTAESSGSDYDSDDSRSSVETVHFSYSCVPSDMEISEVKSEAAVSMAPSMATSIASSLRRRLSVFSPKPLEADMEACDEPTQMYRLVLAGDAGAGKSSFLLRLTLNEFRDDIQTTLGVDFQMKRMLVDGEKTNLQIWDTAGQERFRSIARSYFRKAHGVLLLYDVTSESSFLNVRAWVDQIQESAEEKIPMCVIGNKVDLRGELPEGSCVSSLHGEKLAKTYGALFCETSAKEGTNITEAVLHLAREVKKNVKLRPQSDSQVRLNQISPKKTLNNCCGL comes from the exons ATGGTGCGCAGGTTATCTGATAAAACTCTCACATGGAGCACACACACCTTAAAGGTAAACACAG TAACTATGGAGCGACCCAACCTTCGGAGATTATTCTCTGTTTGCGACGTGAACAAGTCCGGTAAGATCGAGTACGAGGACTTTACTGTAGTCTGCCGTGAGCTCAGCGTCCCTGAAACCGAGATCGGGACtctgtttgacaagtttgacCCGCACGAAGACGGATACATCGACTACAACAGGTTTTCCTCCAGGTTTCAGGAGGTTTCGGAGACTCTGGATCTGGCGTCTTTCGGCGCAGGGGCATCCCAAGCACAAGACTCCCCCTGGGAAGAGTTTGAAGACAAGGCAGATACGAAATCCATCCTTACCGAAAG TTTCAGGGAGCAGCTGGCCGATCTTTACAAGGCCATTCACTCCTCTGCAAACATGACTCTCCTGCAGCAGTATGAGGAACTCATCCACTCCCTGATCAGCCAAAGCCTGGACAGCAGACTTCAGTGTGAACAGCTTGAAACCAGTCTGAAGCG AGCCGAGGGCTTAAATCacagtcagctgacagagctggagGACGATATACAACAACATCTCGCTAGGACGGAGGAGAGGGCGAGAGACGAG gagagaaagaaaatggaaGAAATTATGGCCGGCTTGCAGAGGAGGCATGAGAATGAAGTTGCAGACCTGCATGCCAGTGTGGAAAGACTGTTAAAG AGTAAAGAAGACTCTGAACTGAACCATTCAAAGGAAGAGATGCTCAGACTGAGCGGACAAATCAGCAATCTCTCACAC GAGAACGAGCAGCTACGCGGCTCTCTTCTGCAAGCCCAGACAAACATCGCCATCCTGCACTCAGAGCTGGACAAGCTGAAGAACGTGTATGCGGATCAGAAAGCTCAACATGAACG AGAAACGGAAGATTTGAAGAGGATGGCTATGGAATACCAGTCGTACTCCAGTCAGATTCAGATTCTCCA GGAACTGAATAAAAAGCTGTATGACAGTAATGACGACCTGCGCTCGGTATTGGCAAGTGAAGCAGTTGCAGCTAAAAGAAGG CTGTCTCCCCAAAATGAAATCCCAGCCAGGAGAATGAAACCCCTCCGACAGAGCACGCTCAACCATAGCGG CTTGGAGGTCCCGAGCAAACTGACCTACTCTCATGTGGCCACCTGGGCCGATAAATACCTGGACAGTGGGGTCTCCCTGCCGATGGACACAGCTGAGAGCTCGGGCAGTGACTACGACAGCGACGACAGCAGAAGCTCGGTGGAAACTGTGCACTTCAGTTACTCGTGTGTCCCATCTGACATGGAG ATATCAGAAGTGAAATCTGAAGCTGCCGTGTCAATGGCTCCGAGTATGGCCACCTCCATCGCTTCTTCCCTACGAAGACGTTTATCTGTCTTTTCTCCAAAG CCGTTGGAAGCAGACATGGAAGCATGTGATGAGCCCACCCAGATGTACCGCCTGGTTTTAGCGGGAGACGCAGGAGCGGGGAAGTCCAGCTTCCTGCTGAGATTGACCCTTAACGAGTTCAGAGATGATATTCAGACAACACTGG ggGTTGATTTCCAAATGAAGAGGATGTTGGTGGATGGCGAGAAGACAAATCTGCAGATCTGGGACACAGCGGGGCAGGAGAG gTTTCGTAGTATTGCCAGGTCTTACTTCCGTAAAGCTCACGGAGTCCTGCTCCTCTATGACGTGACTTCAGAAAGCAGCTTCCTTAACGTCAGAGCATGGGTGGATCAGATTCAG gAGTCAGCGGAGGAGAAAATACCCATGTGTGTTATTGGAAACAAGGTGGACCTCCGAGGGGAGCTTCCTGAGGGAAGCTGTGTGAGCAGTTTGCACGGTGAAAAGTTGGCCAAg ACGTACGGTGCCTTGTTCTGCGAAACGAGTGCCAAAGAGGgtacaaacatcacagaggCTGTGCTTCATCTGGCAAG AGAAGTGAAGAAAAATGTCAAACTGAGGCCGCAGTCAGACTCTCAGGTCAGACTGAATCAAATCAGCCCAAAGAAAACTCTTAACAACTGCTGTGGACTGTAG
- the rasef2 gene encoding ras and EF-hand domain-containing protein isoform X4: MVRRLSDKTLTWSTHTLKVNTVTMERPNLRRLFSVCDVNKSGKIEYEDFTVVCRELSVPETEIGTLFDKFDPHEDGYIDYNRFSSRFQEVSETLDLASFGAGASQAQDSPWEEFEDKADTKSILTESFREQLADLYKAIHSSANMTLLQQYEELIHSLISQSLDSRLQCEQLETSLKRAEGLNHSQLTELEDDIQQHLARTEERARDEERKKMEEIMAGLQRRHENEVADLHASVERLLKSKEDSELNHSKEEMLRLSGQISNLSHENEQLRGSLLQAQTNIAILHSELDKLKNVYADQKAQHERETEDLKRMAMEYQSYSSQIQILQELNKKLYDSNDDLRSVLASEAVAAKRRLSPQNEIPARRMKPLRQSTLNHSGLEVPSKLTYSHVATWADKYLDSGVSLPMDTAESSGSDYDSDDSRSSVETVHFSYSCVPSDMEISEVKSEAAVSMAPSMATSIASSLRRRLSVFSPKQPLEADMEACDEPTQMYRLVLAGDAGAGKSSFLLRLTLNEFRDDIQTTLGVDFQMKRMLVDGEKTNLQIWDTAGQERFRSIARSYFRKAHGVLLLYDVTSESSFLNVRAWVDQIQESAEEKIPMCVIGNKVDLRGELPEGSCVSSLHGEKLAKTYGALFCETSAKEGTNITEAVLHLAREVKKNVKLRPQSDSQVRLNQISPKKTLNNCCGL; encoded by the exons ATGGTGCGCAGGTTATCTGATAAAACTCTCACATGGAGCACACACACCTTAAAGGTAAACACAG TAACTATGGAGCGACCCAACCTTCGGAGATTATTCTCTGTTTGCGACGTGAACAAGTCCGGTAAGATCGAGTACGAGGACTTTACTGTAGTCTGCCGTGAGCTCAGCGTCCCTGAAACCGAGATCGGGACtctgtttgacaagtttgacCCGCACGAAGACGGATACATCGACTACAACAGGTTTTCCTCCAGGTTTCAGGAGGTTTCGGAGACTCTGGATCTGGCGTCTTTCGGCGCAGGGGCATCCCAAGCACAAGACTCCCCCTGGGAAGAGTTTGAAGACAAGGCAGATACGAAATCCATCCTTACCGAAAG TTTCAGGGAGCAGCTGGCCGATCTTTACAAGGCCATTCACTCCTCTGCAAACATGACTCTCCTGCAGCAGTATGAGGAACTCATCCACTCCCTGATCAGCCAAAGCCTGGACAGCAGACTTCAGTGTGAACAGCTTGAAACCAGTCTGAAGCG AGCCGAGGGCTTAAATCacagtcagctgacagagctggagGACGATATACAACAACATCTCGCTAGGACGGAGGAGAGGGCGAGAGACGAG gagagaaagaaaatggaaGAAATTATGGCCGGCTTGCAGAGGAGGCATGAGAATGAAGTTGCAGACCTGCATGCCAGTGTGGAAAGACTGTTAAAG AGTAAAGAAGACTCTGAACTGAACCATTCAAAGGAAGAGATGCTCAGACTGAGCGGACAAATCAGCAATCTCTCACAC GAGAACGAGCAGCTACGCGGCTCTCTTCTGCAAGCCCAGACAAACATCGCCATCCTGCACTCAGAGCTGGACAAGCTGAAGAACGTGTATGCGGATCAGAAAGCTCAACATGAACG AGAAACGGAAGATTTGAAGAGGATGGCTATGGAATACCAGTCGTACTCCAGTCAGATTCAGATTCTCCA GGAACTGAATAAAAAGCTGTATGACAGTAATGACGACCTGCGCTCGGTATTGGCAAGTGAAGCAGTTGCAGCTAAAAGAAGG CTGTCTCCCCAAAATGAAATCCCAGCCAGGAGAATGAAACCCCTCCGACAGAGCACGCTCAACCATAGCGG CTTGGAGGTCCCGAGCAAACTGACCTACTCTCATGTGGCCACCTGGGCCGATAAATACCTGGACAGTGGGGTCTCCCTGCCGATGGACACAGCTGAGAGCTCGGGCAGTGACTACGACAGCGACGACAGCAGAAGCTCGGTGGAAACTGTGCACTTCAGTTACTCGTGTGTCCCATCTGACATGGAG ATATCAGAAGTGAAATCTGAAGCTGCCGTGTCAATGGCTCCGAGTATGGCCACCTCCATCGCTTCTTCCCTACGAAGACGTTTATCTGTCTTTTCTCCAAAG CAGCCGTTGGAAGCAGACATGGAAGCATGTGATGAGCCCACCCAGATGTACCGCCTGGTTTTAGCGGGAGACGCAGGAGCGGGGAAGTCCAGCTTCCTGCTGAGATTGACCCTTAACGAGTTCAGAGATGATATTCAGACAACACTGG ggGTTGATTTCCAAATGAAGAGGATGTTGGTGGATGGCGAGAAGACAAATCTGCAGATCTGGGACACAGCGGGGCAGGAGAG gTTTCGTAGTATTGCCAGGTCTTACTTCCGTAAAGCTCACGGAGTCCTGCTCCTCTATGACGTGACTTCAGAAAGCAGCTTCCTTAACGTCAGAGCATGGGTGGATCAGATTCAG gAGTCAGCGGAGGAGAAAATACCCATGTGTGTTATTGGAAACAAGGTGGACCTCCGAGGGGAGCTTCCTGAGGGAAGCTGTGTGAGCAGTTTGCACGGTGAAAAGTTGGCCAAg ACGTACGGTGCCTTGTTCTGCGAAACGAGTGCCAAAGAGGgtacaaacatcacagaggCTGTGCTTCATCTGGCAAG AGAAGTGAAGAAAAATGTCAAACTGAGGCCGCAGTCAGACTCTCAGGTCAGACTGAATCAAATCAGCCCAAAGAAAACTCTTAACAACTGCTGTGGACTGTAG
- the rasef2 gene encoding ras and EF-hand domain-containing protein isoform X2, producing the protein MERPNLRRLFSVCDVNKSGKIEYEDFTVVCRELSVPETEIGTLFDKFDPHEDGYIDYNRFSSRFQEVSETLDLASFGAGASQAQDSPWEEFEDKADTKSILTESFREQLADLYKAIHSSANMTLLQQYEELIHSLISQSLDSRLQCEQLETSLKRAEGLNHSQLTELEDDIQQHLARTEERARDEERKKMEEIMAGLQRRHENEVADLHASVERLLKSKEDSELNHSKEEMLRLSGQISNLSHENEQLRGSLLQAQTNIAILHSELDKLKNVYADQKAQHERETEDLKRMAMEYQSYSSQIQILQELNKKLYDSNDDLRSVLASEAVAAKRRLSPQNEIPARRMKPLRQSTLNHSGLEVPSKLTYSHVATWADKYLDSGVSLPMDTAESSGSDYDSDDSRSSVETVHFSYSCVPSDMEISEVKSEAAVSMAPSMATSIASSLRRRLSVFSPKQPLEADMEACDEPTQMYRLVLAGDAGAGKSSFLLRLTLNEFRDDIQTTLGVDFQMKRMLVDGEKTNLQIWDTAGQERFRSIARSYFRKAHGVLLLYDVTSESSFLNVRAWVDQIQESAEEKIPMCVIGNKVDLRGELPEGSCVSSLHGEKLAKTYGALFCETSAKEGTNITEAVLHLAREVKKNVKLRPQSDSQVRLNQISPKKTLNNCCGL; encoded by the exons ATGGAGCGACCCAACCTTCGGAGATTATTCTCTGTTTGCGACGTGAACAAGTCCGGTAAGATCGAGTACGAGGACTTTACTGTAGTCTGCCGTGAGCTCAGCGTCCCTGAAACCGAGATCGGGACtctgtttgacaagtttgacCCGCACGAAGACGGATACATCGACTACAACAGGTTTTCCTCCAGGTTTCAGGAGGTTTCGGAGACTCTGGATCTGGCGTCTTTCGGCGCAGGGGCATCCCAAGCACAAGACTCCCCCTGGGAAGAGTTTGAAGACAAGGCAGATACGAAATCCATCCTTACCGAAAG TTTCAGGGAGCAGCTGGCCGATCTTTACAAGGCCATTCACTCCTCTGCAAACATGACTCTCCTGCAGCAGTATGAGGAACTCATCCACTCCCTGATCAGCCAAAGCCTGGACAGCAGACTTCAGTGTGAACAGCTTGAAACCAGTCTGAAGCG AGCCGAGGGCTTAAATCacagtcagctgacagagctggagGACGATATACAACAACATCTCGCTAGGACGGAGGAGAGGGCGAGAGACGAG gagagaaagaaaatggaaGAAATTATGGCCGGCTTGCAGAGGAGGCATGAGAATGAAGTTGCAGACCTGCATGCCAGTGTGGAAAGACTGTTAAAG AGTAAAGAAGACTCTGAACTGAACCATTCAAAGGAAGAGATGCTCAGACTGAGCGGACAAATCAGCAATCTCTCACAC GAGAACGAGCAGCTACGCGGCTCTCTTCTGCAAGCCCAGACAAACATCGCCATCCTGCACTCAGAGCTGGACAAGCTGAAGAACGTGTATGCGGATCAGAAAGCTCAACATGAACG AGAAACGGAAGATTTGAAGAGGATGGCTATGGAATACCAGTCGTACTCCAGTCAGATTCAGATTCTCCA GGAACTGAATAAAAAGCTGTATGACAGTAATGACGACCTGCGCTCGGTATTGGCAAGTGAAGCAGTTGCAGCTAAAAGAAGG CTGTCTCCCCAAAATGAAATCCCAGCCAGGAGAATGAAACCCCTCCGACAGAGCACGCTCAACCATAGCGG CTTGGAGGTCCCGAGCAAACTGACCTACTCTCATGTGGCCACCTGGGCCGATAAATACCTGGACAGTGGGGTCTCCCTGCCGATGGACACAGCTGAGAGCTCGGGCAGTGACTACGACAGCGACGACAGCAGAAGCTCGGTGGAAACTGTGCACTTCAGTTACTCGTGTGTCCCATCTGACATGGAG ATATCAGAAGTGAAATCTGAAGCTGCCGTGTCAATGGCTCCGAGTATGGCCACCTCCATCGCTTCTTCCCTACGAAGACGTTTATCTGTCTTTTCTCCAAAG CAGCCGTTGGAAGCAGACATGGAAGCATGTGATGAGCCCACCCAGATGTACCGCCTGGTTTTAGCGGGAGACGCAGGAGCGGGGAAGTCCAGCTTCCTGCTGAGATTGACCCTTAACGAGTTCAGAGATGATATTCAGACAACACTGG ggGTTGATTTCCAAATGAAGAGGATGTTGGTGGATGGCGAGAAGACAAATCTGCAGATCTGGGACACAGCGGGGCAGGAGAG gTTTCGTAGTATTGCCAGGTCTTACTTCCGTAAAGCTCACGGAGTCCTGCTCCTCTATGACGTGACTTCAGAAAGCAGCTTCCTTAACGTCAGAGCATGGGTGGATCAGATTCAG gAGTCAGCGGAGGAGAAAATACCCATGTGTGTTATTGGAAACAAGGTGGACCTCCGAGGGGAGCTTCCTGAGGGAAGCTGTGTGAGCAGTTTGCACGGTGAAAAGTTGGCCAAg ACGTACGGTGCCTTGTTCTGCGAAACGAGTGCCAAAGAGGgtacaaacatcacagaggCTGTGCTTCATCTGGCAAG AGAAGTGAAGAAAAATGTCAAACTGAGGCCGCAGTCAGACTCTCAGGTCAGACTGAATCAAATCAGCCCAAAGAAAACTCTTAACAACTGCTGTGGACTGTAG
- the sema4ba gene encoding sema domain, immunoglobulin domain (Ig), transmembrane domain (TM) and short cytoplasmic domain, (semaphorin) 4Ba, whose product MRTMSMAWLHLSAFIVLLLGCFHTAVTENDVTPRLTFSYNAKERTTRSFSVSGVFNFTSLLLSSENGMLYVGARESLLALSLSDISAAKLQRKLAWKTPERKREECSFKGKDLQTDCFNYIKILLRMNSTHLYVCGTYAFSPICAYINTTDFSLVKSDTGEIVTEDGRSRCPFNPEYKSTAIMADGELYTGTVSNFQGNEPIIYKSLSQGTALKTENSLNWLQDPAFVGSAYIQESLPKGNPVGDDDKIYFFFSEAGKEFDFFDNTIVSRIARVCKGDVGGERVLQKKWTTFLKAQLLCSLPDDGFPFNIIQDMFVLTPSPEDWKNTVFYGVFTSQWYKGASGSSAVCSFTMDQVEKAFNGRYREVNRETQQWYTYNHPVPEPRPGACITNAARKQGISSSLLMPDKVLNFVKDHFLMDSVIRSQPLLLKRNVRYTQIAVHRVQAAKKVYNVLFIGTDDGRLHKAINVNKKMHIIEEMVLFRDSQPVQHIELDTEKGQLYVSSFSELVEVSVANCTNYQSCGECILSRDPYCAWNGKQCVDVRRATPNNAWRQDVDEADTSAICNKTAASPRFARPPPTRMSSCQVIIIPANTFKVLPCKLRSNLAERKWEFGESAGHFHYPSPEGGLVVVAQADKQETYECWSVEEGFRQLLANYCVRGEAKEESTTLTGRSRTPQISQEEIIILPGEARSPQINTKTYWNELIVVCALLVFSLVVFSLFVVYRNRDHMKSMLKEGECPNMQQKKPRIVGKPAENLPLNGNTVTTSASDHKGYQTLNDNYICSTPPHECSSPDNSKSFSESEKRPLNLRESHVEISPTCPRPRVRLGSEIKDSIV is encoded by the exons ATGCGGACAATGAGTATGGCTTGGCTGCATCTCTCTGCCTTCATTGTCCTTCTGCTTGGTTGTTTTCATACGGCTGTCACGGAAAATGACGTAACTCCACGCCTCACCTTTTCTTACA ATGCAAAGGAGAGAACTACCAGAAGTTTCTCAGTGAGCGGAGTCTTCAACTTTACCTCTCTGCTGCTCAGTAGCGAAAACGGCATGTTGTATGTTGGCGCTCGGGAGAGTCTCTTGGCTCTCAGCCTCTCTGATATCAGCGCAGCCAAGCTACAAAGAAAG CTTGCATGGAAAAccccagagaggaagagagaagagTGCAGTTTCAAAGGCAAAGACCTGCAG ACGGATTGCTTCAACTACATCAAAATCTTACTACGCATGAACAGCACTCATCTGTACGTTTGTGGAACCTATGCCTTCAGCCCCATCTGTGCTTACATA AACACTACAGACTTCTCCCTTGTCAAGAGTGATACTGGTGAGATTGTTACAGAGGATGGACGGAGCCGCTGCCCATTCAACCCTGAATACAAGTCCACTGCCATCATGGCTG ATGGAGAGCTGTATACTGGCACAGTCAGTAATTTCCAAGGAAATGAACCCATCATTTACAAGAGTCTAAGCCAAGGAACAGctctaaaaacagaaaactcacTTAACTGGCTTCAAG ATCCAGCCTTTGTTGGCTCTGCCTACATACAGGAGAGCCTTCCCAAGGGCAACCCGGTGGGCGATGATGATAAGATTTACTTCTTCTTCAGTGAAGCGGGGAAGGAGTTTGATTTCTTTGACAACACCATTGTGTCACGCATTGCTCGTGTGTGTAAG GGTGACGTTGGAGGTGAAAGGGTGCTGCAGAAGAAATGGACGACGTTCCTGAAGGCTCAGCTCTTGTGTTCTCTGCCCGATGACGGCTTTCCCTTCAACATAATCCAAGACATGTTTGTGCTCACACCCAGTCCGGAGGACTGGAAGAACACAGTGTTTTATGGAGTCTTCACCTCTCAGTG GTACAAAGGTGCATCAGGAAGCTCTGCAGTGTGCTCCTTCACTATGGACCAGGTAGAAAAGGCGTTCAACGGGCGATACCGTGAGGTTAACCGCGAAACCCAGCAGTGGTATACTTACAACCATCCGGTGCCAGAGCCTCGGCCTGGAGCG TGCATCACAAACGCTGCCAGAAAACAGGGCATCTCCTCCTCGTTGCTCATGCCAGACAAGGTGCTGAATTTTGTCAAAGACCACTTCCTGATGGACAGCGTGATCCGCAGCCAGCCTCTGCTACTCAAGCGCAATGTCCGCTACACGCAGATCGCCGTCCATCGTGTTCAAGCAGCTAAAAAGGTGTATAACGTGCTCTTCATTGGCACAG ATGATGGGAGACTTCATAAAGCCATTAACGTCAacaagaagatgcacattaTTGAAGAGATGGTGCTCTTCCGTGACTCTCAGCCGGTGCAGCACATTGAGCTGGACACTGAAAAG GGTCAGCTCTatgtttcttctttctctgAACTGGTGGAGGTCTCAGTAGCTAACTGCACTAATTATCAGAGCTGTGGGGAGTGCATCCTCTCGAGGGATCCTTACTGTGCCTGGAATGGGAAGCAATGTGTAGATGTCAGACGTGCTACACCAAACAA TGCCTGGCGGCAGGATGTAGATGAAGCAGACACATCAGCTATTTGCAATAAGACTGCGGCAAGTCCACGGTTTGCCAGACCTCCACCTACAC GGATGTCGTCATGCCAGGTGATCATTATCCCAGCCAACACATTCAAAGTACTGCCCTGCAAGCTGCGCTCTAATTTGGCTGAAAGGAAGTGGGAGTTCGGTGAGAGCGCAGGTCATTTCCATTACCCCAGCCCAGAGGGGGGACTGGTGGTGGTAGCTCAAGCGGACAAGCAGGAAACATACGAGTGCTGGTCAGTGGAGGAGGGCTTCAGACAGCTGCTGGCAAACTACTGTGTGAGAGGCGAAGCCAAGGAGGAGAGCACCACCTTGACAGGCCGTTCACGTACGCCGCAGATCTcacaggaggaaatcatcatccTGCCAGGGGAGGCCCGCTCGCCGCAGATCAACACAAAGACCTACTGGAACGAGCTAATCGTTGTATGCGCCCTCCTGGTGTTTTCCCTGGTAGTCTTCTCCCTTTTTGTGGTTTACAGGAACCGTGACCACATGAAGTCCATGCTGAAGGAGGGAGAGTGCCCGAACATGCAGCAGAAGAAGCCCAGAATAGTGGGGAAACCCGCTGAAAACTTGCCGCTCAACGGCAACACAGTCACAACCTCAGCTTCGGATCACAAGGGGTACCAGACCCTTAATGACAACTACATCTGCAGCACTCCACCGCACGAGTGCTCGTCACCTGATAACAGCAAGAGCTTCTCTGAATCGGAGAAGAGGCCTCTGAACTTAAGAGAGAGCCACGTGGAGATTTCACCCACGTGCCCCCGGCCTCGAGTCCGGCTGGGCTCCGAGATTAAAGACTCTATAGTGTGA